CATCCTGGGGGACAGCTTCTTACCCCCCGCTGGtgtcccctcccccttacccgcCGACACCAAGGTATGACTGACCATGGATTTGATGTGTTCCTTGTCGTCAACAGAGTGTCTGCGCAAGCTAAGAGCTGACTTGAGGGCAATGTCGTTCAGGTCGAGGTGAATAGAACGCAGGAGGTCTTTGGCGTGGTCGGTGCGATTGTCCAAGTCGTGCGTGACCCATTTCACCACGGCGAGTACCAGCACCTCATCCTCCCACGCGTCGAGGATGTTCTTGACGGCTAGAAGGGACCTCACGTCATCTGCCTGCAACTCGAGGAACTCCTCCTGCTGCACGAGATCCTCCAACTTGCTGAACATGAGCCGACGGGTCTCCCGCTCCAGGCTGCGACAGACGTGCAGCTGGGCGAAAGCGTGCATGCCCAGGCAGTTGCCCACGTCTAGAAAACGAATGAGAAAGTCCTCGCAGGCGTGCTTCAAGGAGCTGAACTGCATGAGATCCGCCGCCTCCAGCAGACTCTGCACGTTATTCTCTGTGATGCACACTTGGGCCGTGTAGGAGTATTTCAACAGTACACCGAGGACCTCACACTCTACCCCGGACAGTGTGATGAGGCTGTTGGAGCGCTCTCTCATGTCAGCGGTGAACATCGCTCGGAAGTAGGAGCTGCGAGCCGACAGCACGGCCCGGTGGCAGTGGAAGACCCGGCCGGAGGAGCCCTGCAGGGAGACGTCTGTGAACAGCCCGCCGAGGTAGAACTGACTGAGGGCATCCAGCACTTCATGGGGGTGGTCGTCGTCATTGTAATCATACGTGTAGAGTTCAGCAGGTTTATCCGACATGATCACTGGAAAAGATAAAGAAAATGTACGTAAAGGCTGATACGAAAGGGAATATGATTTAAACACAATTGGGTAGTAAAGGCTATTGCATTAATGTAGCATAACCGCCCATTAATTTAAACGTCATCAATAATCGTAATTGGTGCCCATAGGTCTATTATTATGAGTAGAAACAAAATAAACGGTCCTTACCTCACTATCGTATTTCCATGCCCCTAACCATGCGACCCGTACGtctctccctgtgcatcgacgCTCTTCTTTCACAACACCAATCTCTATTTAGCCCGGGACGGCGCACCGCTATCCTATTTTGGTATCTGCAGTTGGAGAGGCCGCCCCCCCTGCACCATATAAGACGCGCCCGGTGCTCAATGAGGCTAGCCTATAGAGCAAACATCTGAGGTAACATATCAGATCTGCAGTTTGATATCCACTCGTGTCATGAATAGGTCTATGGGTGTTTAATGCACAGCAGATGATTGTAAGGTTTTACATTACTGATTGTAACGCCGGAGGACCAACGTGATCAATAAGCCCCCACGACCCAAGAGAGGACACGTAGTATGACatcaataaagaaaaaaaaaaatcccccatCCGTTGCCATGGAATTTGAACCCATTTCTGTAGGCTTTGTGAAATCCTGACAGGATTAGCGATCGGCATTCTCACAGCAGGACAAAAGCCAAGCTATAGAGCGACCATGTACAAATAAAGATTATTTCCATACATGTTTAATATGAGGCAGGGAAAGTAAcaatcacaacccccccccccccccatttcaaaataaataaaaggcaaCAGCCGGTTTGACaagtacattttttttaatcaatgttTAGTAGCACAGACACGTTAGCCCTATAGACATTAATACAACATGTAACGTTAATACATCAATATGTAAATTTGTAAACAAGTATTAagcatctaaaaaaaaaaaaaaacattgtaaacTTATTATGCTACGATAAGCGCGTACCGACTGTGCTAACCTTCAGGCACTGTGTTGCCAGCCCCCGCACCACCACCTATCTATATGGTGATCTGGGCGGCCTGCTTGGCGACGGGCTTCAAGGCCCCGAGGTCCGGGACGGAGGAGGACACCCCCGCGCAGCACCACACCGCCCCGGCCCGGGCGGGCGGTGCGCTGAACGACTCCATCTCCACCCCGGCGGTAGCCAGCAAGCCTGGAACGGGGTCGTGAAAAGACGAGTGGGATCGTTACCGAGCTCGTTTGATTAGAATCCGCTGCCGCTAGCATTTGCTGTCGAGTCATCATGACACAGATGCTGTTCCACAAAGCGACGCACGGGGAATTGAGATGCCGTTAAGGAGCAGGGAAGGGTCGTTAAGGAGCGGGGAGGGGTCGTTAAGGAGCGGGGAGGGGTCGTTAACGAGCAGGGAGGGGTTTTTAAGGAGCGGGGAGGGGTCGTTAAGGGGCAGGGAGGGGTATTAAGGGGTTCGCTCCGGGATAAATACAGATGGAGTAGTGGGCATCAAGGTTCTGAACCCAGAGCCTGTGAGCTGGGTTTCACACGCCCTGCCCACTACGACCAGACCCCAAACCACTTAGACCAGACCCCAAACCACTAGGACCAGCCCCGAACCACTACGACCAGACCCCAAACCAGTAGGTCCCagaccccaaaaaaaaacatattggaCCGGGAAACTAAATTCTCAGCGGCAAAGACCCAGAAGATGAGTATACCTGGTCCAGGAGGACAACACATCTGAAGCAGTAACcactttataaataaaatgaagaagaaagacagacgcacacagacagaaagatggagacagacagacagaaagatggagACGGAAAGAAATATAGAGACGGAAAGAaatatagagacagacagacagaaagatggagacagacagacagagacgacAGAAAGatcaagacagacagaaagatggagacagaccgacagaaagatggagacagacagacagacagaaagatggagacagacagacggatggatggagggagactgacagacagacacacggagacagacagagagacagacacacagtcagaggGCCTCCTACCAGCGAGGGAGGGCAGGACCTGGGGCCCGGGGGAGACCAGCAGGAACAGCAGGTGTCCGGCGAGGGCGACGGGCTGTCGGAACACGCTGCCGCCCAGCTCCAGCAGCACGGGCACGCCTCCCAGCACCGAGCCCCGGGCCTTGAggctggctccgcccgcctggATCTCCACCTCGCACACCCCGTGGCAGctcccctctgattggctgtgggtCTGGGTCACCTACACACGAGAAGACGCACGCCTCGCAAATGAGCCAATGGGGCGTCGTCTAGGAACCGTACGGCTCGGCACACGGCCACACGAAAGCGTCAGGTATTGGTTTGTATTTGAAGGATTTCTGTACCGCGACGCCAGACTGCTTGGCCAGGGTCAGCACGTTGACCAGGTTGGCCGAACCGCCGGTAGTGGGCTTGAGAAGCCCCACCATTGCGGCTGAAGTGATGTAACCGGTGGACTTCTTCAAGCAGTCACCTGGTGGAGACAAGGCAAGACAAGGGGATTATAAGCCACACCTCCAGCCAACAGCTGAATATGATCTCTATTTGCGTCCAAATAGCTCAAATCCATTAATGTAGTTCTGAATTTAACCACCAGAGGGAGACAGTGGGATTACAGTCCCCAAAAAGGGAAAAACATCCGAGTGTATTTAATATAATTGAATACTATGTGATAAATGTTTTATTGGAGTTACGAACAAGTGTCACAggcaaaaatattaaaaaaaaaacaactcaggAGAGAAATTAAGCAAACATCCACATCCTGCATTACAACGCCCCAAGAGATatgtcaaaacaaaacatgagCCAACATGAGCCGTCATTCTCCCCTGGGTCAggttaaacaaataaaaaagaatatacAAACATTGATGAGGCGGGCCGGAGAGATTCTAGCTTCCCCATCGCCTTGACGGATGGTTCGACTGTCATAAATGAGAACTTCTCACGGTGAACTTCCCACAAAGAGGCTGCTGACCTTGAGTTGTGATGTGCACCTGGCTGCAGGGTTTAGAGGAGGCACAGGACTGCAGCACGGCCCCCATAGCTTCCCCAAGCGTGATCCATTGTTGAGACTCCTGGCAAAAGGTGCTGGCCAAAACCTGTGCATTGACCTACATGGGGTAGGAAACGCACAGTAAGTGTTAGAGACGCGGTTTTGGGAGCGTTCTCCTCTCCCTGACACACTACTACAAGGTGGGCCCCTCTGTGTTTGCTTAGCCGCCATCTTCCCCGACACTATTTGCCTCACACTTAGGTTCCCCCCCGCCGCACATCACTCGAGCTGTTGTTAAGTCTCCTGGCACGGCCGGCTCTGCTAACGTCGCCACGGCAACCAGTCAGCGGACTGCTAAGAATATCGGTTGAAACACTGTACCCCCCCAGCTTAACCAAAACCCTCTCCGCCCCACAGACACCACCCACTATCCGGGAATTCTACCCCTGTTCGACTACAAACCAAAAGTCCTGAATGATGGATACTAAAAGCACCCGTTTCATTACTCATTTCAATACCATTACAATGACCGTATCCCATTCTGAAAGGAACCAAATTTCATTCCATCCATATTCTGTTCAGTTCAATTTACCCGCTTTACCACATCATAAATCACTAGTAAGGCAGATCTGCACAGCTTCGTTGACATTCGTTATCCTAATTTGTGAAATAATCTGCCACACTGTCCACGAAAAAGACTTTTCCCCCATACGtggaaaataattaaattatagATGTGGCTTTCTCAAATTGAGTGCACTATCTTGGTGCAGACTGATTCCGCTCCCCACTCAATGTTAATCGACAGCCCAAATATGGCTCCATCCCGACAGGAAGTGAAACCAAAGCACTCACCGCTCCGACGAGGCCCTTGCCCTTCACCATGTCCACGATCTGCAGGGCGATGTCCTGCCCGCACCGGGCCTGCGCCTCGCTGGTGCTGGCCCCCAGGTGGGGGCAGCTGATCACGTTGGGGTGGTCCACCAGAGCCCGGTTCTTAGGGGGTTCCTGAGAACAGACACCAACTCGTCAGAACACTGACCTCCAGGCTCGAGACGCTAGATCAAGAACTAGTACTGAAAAGCAAATCCCAGATGTACTGGTCCAACAGGCAGGATCATCCAGGGACTAGAGATGAAAATGAACCTGCTCGGCTAAATCTGACACGATTACTTGGTGAACTCTGATGTTCAAGTTTATTAATGTGTGCTgtccctttaaaaaaataaataataatacaaaaaaaactaatCTAAGGGTGCTTAGACTCCTGGCCAAAAGGCTCTTGGTTCAAACCCCTAAGACCTCGGTCTACCTGTACGCCAAAATGCCCCATAGCCCACGACAAGCTCCTCAAAACATCCACTACTGTACaccaaggcccaatcccatttctaccccttccccttacccctcccccttgttttgaaggggtaaccccttcaaaacaagggggaggggtaaggggaaggggtaaggggtagaaatgggattgggcccaagtCTTCTTCTATAAAAGCCCTCTGCTTCATGACCGCCGTAGGAACTCTTGGGGGTCCTTACCTCGACGAAGACGTCCAGGCCGGCTCCAGCACACTGGCCGGACTCCAGCGCTCTGAGCAGAGAGTCCTCGTCGATGATCCCGCCGCGCGCGCAGTTCACCACTCGCACGCCCTTCTTGCACTTGGCGAATGAGGCGTCGTTAAGGAGGCCTAGGTAGGACGCGGATAAAGCGAGAGTGAAAACACAAACCCAAAAGGTAGTGGTTTTAGCTGTGAGATTGGTTGTTGGCTGAGAGTCGCCCTGAACCACAGGAACGAGCTGCAGCGCATTTCCATGAGTGTTTCTCTCTATACTTTTAAATACTTTGACATTTTCCATGGATCACCTTGATTACATCGGGATTTCGCTCTGTGTTTTTACCCTCCATCCGTTGTGCTGTGTAATCGACAGGCATCCATTGATCTAGTTTGTGTCGCGCTCCAGGGTCGCACTAGCAGTTTTCAAACAGCCTTTCTACAACCGAGACCAAACCGAAGACGGGTCGGCCTCTGTGTGTCCAGCCCTCGGCGGGCGTGGCCGGGGGGGAGGCTCACCCGTGGTGGAGGGCATCAGGGGCGTGTGGACGGTGATGAAGTCGCACTGCGGCCACAGCTCCTCCAGGGTCATCTGCTCCACCCCCCAGCCTGCAGTCACCTCCCGCGGGGTGATGGGGTCGTAGCCGATGGTCTGGGCGGGGGTGGGGAAAGTTTTAGCAGGTGTTAAGCGCTGGGTGAGGTCATAGGGAAGTGCCAGGGTCAGGGAGAGTCAGGAGAACTGTAGGAGGCTTCCTTCCACTTTCCCACGGGAAGCAGGTAGTAGTCATGATGGAAGCTGACTGTGATAAGAGTCACCCAGTTTGCACACGCCCATATGCAAATATTGCCCAACACTACTATAAAACACTAAGGCCAAGATATGATTGAGATCTTTGTCTAGGCTAGCATTAGAATTAGGCTTGCAACCACAAATCACTAGTATACCATTGCAGTATCACTGCCGTGCAAATAAATTCAGATAATATGCTATCTGCATTGCAGATATGTCTGAGGTTTGTTCATAGACCAATCGAGTGGTTTACCTTCATTCTTTGATTTTATCAGTCAACCGAAGGTTGCAGTGTGTGACTTGGGCTTTCAATAAAGCAGCTGTTAACAAGGTATTCGTCACTTTAAAATTAACCAGCAACTGAGTAAGCATTTGAGATCATATTATCTGTAAAATGCTTTGTTGCAAGTTACATGTTTCTCTTTCCAGCTTCATTTACCCATGCTTCTATGCTCGATAGCCCTGAGATGGAGTCAGCCTTGCTCCTGTGGCTACAGGTTCCTGTATGCAACTTGCATTTTTATGGGGGTCAGAGGAAAACGGGCAGAAAGGAACCAGTCGGGTTCGACCCCAGCAACTTCTCACTCATCAAAGTGCATCATGGGACTTTCCTATCCTAAATCAACGTAATATAACCTTGGCTAATCAAAGTTTTATTCGTCTCGCATGAGTAACGCTCTGACAAATCTAATTCAATGGATGAGTGAAGCCCTGTGGTGCAGCCTACCCAGCATGCAGCACCGACACGTGGAGACAGCTCTGGCAGAGAGTAATTACCTACCTTCATGCCAAAGGACTGCATTCTACTGGCGACTTCTTTGCCAATTCTCCCAAGTCCAACTATTCCCAGGGTTTTGCCAAAGAGCTCCGCGCCCATGAACTGAAATGTAACAAAATCGTTTTGACTGCTAGGCACACAGAAACTACACAGATTCCATTATCAAGTGGAGTCGTTGACAgctgggggagacgggggacaaTGGGATGAGTCATGCAATAGTAATTGCTTAATGCATCAACCCAATTCATTGCACACCAACCAAATTCTTGGCTTACTTTTTTGCGATCCCATTTTCCAGCTTTCATTGACATCGCAGCCTGTGGTACATGTCTGCAACCACAAGGTAAGAATCACAAAAGTTAGGGAAAGAAGCGGTTTGCTTACAAGGCATTCAAGTAGTCCCGAAACTAAAAGAGAATCCCCCTTGGTGTTCAAACGTAATAAAACCCCTTCTCTTACCTGGAGAGACTGGTAATCAGGATACAGGTCAGCTCTGCAGCACTGATTGTATTACCACTTGGTGTGCTTGAATCAAAGAAAAGGGGATTTAATTCAGACTCAAAGAAAGACATGGTTACTGAACTggccatttcgaaagaaatactaGTCTACCATCCATGCCAGACTTACTTCATGACAATAACCCCATGTTTAGTAGCAGCGTCCACATCCACATTGTCCACTCCAGTTCCAGCCCGGCCGATAATTTTCAGATTACTGGCAGCATTGATGATGTCGGCCGTCACCTTTGTCGAAGATCTAACTACAAGTCCATCGTAGTTCTATGAGGAAAAAGCAATTCTTTAGTCGGGAGAGTGTAGTCAAGTTTGCTACAGACAACTTTCCGCAAAACCGGTTTATTGCAGTGACATCACATTTGAACAGGGGTTATGCAACaattcattccccccccccccccccccccccccactcctacATTATATTAGATCAAATGAAATATTTAGTGAGAATATTTGTTATAGTGCATGAACCAACGGCTTCTAAGATAATGCATAAAATGTGCGGTGGCAGTGAATTTTTTTAAGGGCTTAAGTCGAACATGTGGCACGCCAGGATGGTTATCCCAGCAAGCCGAGGATGCAGTTGCATCATATTTGGAATGGGCGGTACTAACTATCCTCAGGTTAGATGTTAAAAGGCAAATATGTTTCAAAGTTGAACGACAGCCGATGCAACACCGAATACTGTATATCCATGGTGAGACAGCTGTGAAACAAAACCGATTGAATATTTGTGCACAATACAGTTTGCACAAACAGCAATGATTGCAAGTATTCCCCATAATTAAGTCATGTTGAAGCAAGATAAGATAAGACAACACGCAATTATATGCGGCATGGGTATCATGCAGCTCAGATATACAGCTGAGAAGAGAAACAAGTCATCCATGGAGATGAAACCACAACGTTACCTTGATCTCAGAGATCAAGTCCTCCTTGGTCAAATTCAGTTTCTCCGTAACTTGGATTCCATTTTCTTCCAGAACCTTTTTGCAGCAGGGATCAACGCTTTCGCTGATTAAAATGCTTTTAATCACTATCGGAGCCATTTTGCAGGATTGTTTGAGGGAATGCGAGGAAGGATAACTTCTGTGCGTGACGCCGCGGGAAAGTGATGGGCTAGGTGGTGGCAGCCAGCGCTCCCTTGTTGGCTCTGAATGGCCGGAGCTGGCAGACAGACCCGCCCCTTTCGTATAAACCCGCCCCTTTCGTATAAACCCGCCCCTTTCTTCAACTTCCAATCTCAAAGGAATCAAAAACCAGACCGAAAAATATTCAAGTATAACAATGTATTATGTTAATTAAATTACATCAAGTAGGACTAATGTGCAAAGTTTTCAATTGAATAATCAAAAATGATAAATACTTAATTCTAAAAAGCTAAAGAGTTGGGTCATCCTCATTGATttatgttcatgtttatatgtTCATGAGACCTTTCTGAAGTGGTAAATCGGACCTCCATCCTAGCAGGTCTGCAGAGAGCACCTCGATTATGAATGCCAGCAGTAGGTGTGAGGAAAACAATTTGATAGAAAAAGCAATGTAATTGAACGGATACATTAACCAGCCATGATATAAACCTGACCTGGGCTAAGATTAATCATGATGGCCTGATGTCATACCATCAGTGCTGCAGAGCTGATGATTTGAGGCGAACAATGATATTCATGAGCTACGTGGACGCTTCCACATGGCCGAGTACAAATGTCGCATTCTACTGGGTCGGGTTGGTTACTGTTGAAGTTTAAAGATTCAATTtccaattacattttatttgtatagcccttaatcacattAAAGTCTAAAAGGGCACACCTAAGCACAGCTAACCTATTAACGATTATGTTCTTTAACGCAAATCTGCATTCAGAGTGACCCTTCCCCAGGCGTTTTCGTCACGAGGGATGCCTGGAACGGGATGCTCCAAATTAGCGTtaatggagaaagagagggcgggactttcagcaACATGGGCTTTGCAGTGAGTGAGATCTGCTTCCGATAGACG
The window above is part of the Gadus morhua chromosome 20, gadMor3.0, whole genome shotgun sequence genome. Proteins encoded here:
- the phgdh gene encoding D-3-phosphoglycerate dehydrogenase, with product MAPIVIKSILISESVDPCCKKVLEENGIQVTEKLNLTKEDLISEIKNYDGLVVRSSTKVTADIINAASNLKIIGRAGTGVDNVDVDAATKHGVIVMNTPSGNTISAAELTCILITSLSRHVPQAAMSMKAGKWDRKKFMGAELFGKTLGIVGLGRIGKEVASRMQSFGMKTIGYDPITPREVTAGWGVEQMTLEELWPQCDFITVHTPLMPSTTGLLNDASFAKCKKGVRVVNCARGGIIDEDSLLRALESGQCAGAGLDVFVEEPPKNRALVDHPNVISCPHLGASTSEAQARCGQDIALQIVDMVKGKGLVGAVNAQVLASTFCQESQQWITLGEAMGAVLQSCASSKPCSQVHITTQGDCLKKSTGYITSAAMVGLLKPTTGGSANLVNVLTLAKQSGVAVTQTHSQSEGSCHGVCEVEIQAGGASLKARGSVLGGVPVLLELGGSVFRQPVALAGHLLFLLVSPGPQVLPSLAGLLATAGVEMESFSAPPARAGAVWCCAGVSSSVPDLGALKPVAKQAAQITI